A portion of the Thunnus maccoyii chromosome 20, fThuMac1.1, whole genome shotgun sequence genome contains these proteins:
- the LOC121887199 gene encoding spidroin-2-like yields MALGLSLRVSWICLLFSSGACFPATKGDYKYPYTATWLSAGGSAPGSSNLQSGGSHAPLVSLQQEPSANLQQPAVSQLSQQQASSPTGNQSPSSLGASSNMANRFLVRYDSSAAVAPSSGTGYTSPPVGTGTKTPSFSVQHQPAVGSSGTSNTGSYGPVYEAPSFSSVYPAGNAGQTFQNTASTGGVAAPVAYQDPFSDSSLSWDNIPEGAVAFPSAPVAYDPSAWGPSSVFPVWGPAQEGPQGGSQETSPLPPSSYIIQSRDGYQRAREAYSHMTYSPEYPSPVSGFRAVRRTGMSAPGTGSKGGQKV; encoded by the exons ATGGCGCTCGGACTTTCTTTAAG GGTTTCTTGGATCTGTCTGCTGTTTAGCAGTGGCGCATGCTTTCCTGCAACAAAAGGAG ACTACAAATATCCTTACACAGCTACCTGGCTCTCAGCTGGTGGATCTGCTCCTGGATCATCCAACCTTCAGTCTGGAGGTTCACATGCTCCTCTGGTGTCCCTGCAGCAAGAACCATCTGCTAACCTTCAGCAGCCTGCAGTGTCTCAGCTCTCCCAGCAACAGGCCAGCTCTCCCACTGGAAACCAGTCTCCCTCCAGCCTGGGAGCTTCCTCCAATATGGCCAACAGGTTTCTCGTAAGGTATGATTCCAGCGCTGCTGTCGCCCCCTCCTCGGGCACAGGGTACACCAGCCCTCCTGTCGGCACTGGGACGAAGACTCCAAGCTTCTCCGTGCAGCATCAGCCTGCTGTTGGCTCCAGTGGAACATCAAACACTGGCTCATACGGCCCCGTCTATGAAGCTCCTTCTTTCAGCTCTGTATACCCCGCTGGGAACGCAG gcCAGACATTTCAAAACACAGCTTCCACCGGGGGCGTTGCTGCACCTGTTGCTTACCAAGACCCCTTCAGTGACAGCTCTCTTTCATGGGATAACATTCCTGAAGGAGCCGTCGCCTTCCCCTCAGCCCCTGTGGCCTACGACCCGAGCGCCTGGGGGCCATCTAGTGTCTTCCCAGTCTGGGGCCCAGCTCAGGAGGGGCCGCAGGGTGGGAGCCAGGAGACCTCTCCTCTGCCGCCTTCATCCTACATCATCCAGTCCAGAGACGGCTACCAGCGAGCAAGAGAGGCCTACTCCCACATGACCTACTCCCCCGAGTATCCTTCACCAGTCTCTGGCTTCAGGGCTGTCAGAAGGACTGGCATGTCTGCACCAGGGACTGGTTCCAAAGGAGGACAGAAGGTCTAA
- the LOC121886980 gene encoding D(5)-like dopamine receptor — translation MESFYNESQIHHRDQRQVVTAGADSPGPGGDISLRALTGCVLCVLIVSTLLGNTLVCAAVIKFRHLRSKVTNSFVISLAVSDLFVAVLVMPWRAVSEVAGIWLFGRFCDTWVAFDIMCSTASILNLCIISMDRYWAISSPFKYESKMTRRFAFLMIGVAWTLSILISFIPVQLNWHRADADNSTAENPDDCNASLNRTYAISSSLISFYIPVVIMVGTYTRIFRIAQTQIRRISSLERAAGPRAQNHRHRASTHDESSLKTSFKRETKVLKTLSIIMGVFVFCWLPFFVLNCVVPFCGLDKLGEPPCVSDTTFSIFVWFGWANSSLNPVIYAFNADFRKAFSTILGCNKYCSTSTVETVDFSNELVSYHHDTTMQKEACTMPGPGAQRLAACLQQQPPPHTGGDLEQNFDKVSIISDDSRNHKNLLLPAILQYECEAEISLDMMPFNSPGPTDCYVIPGQIQDL, via the coding sequence ATGGAGAGTTTTTACAATGAGAGCCAGATCCACCACCGGGACCAGCGTCAGGTGGTCACAGCGGGGGCGGACAGTCCCGGGCCGGGCGGAGATATCAGTCTCCGCGCGCTGACCGGCTGCGTCCTGTGCGTCCTGATCGTCTCCACCCTGTTGGGAAACACGCTGGTGTGCGCCGCGGTCATCAAGTTCCGCCACCTGCGCTCCAAAGTCACCAACTCCTTCGTCATCTCGCTGGCGGTGTCCGACCTGTTCGTGGCGGTGCTGGTGATGCCCTGGAGGGCGGTGTCCGAGGTCGCCGGCATCTGGCTCTTCGGCCGCTTCTGCGACACCTGGGTCGCCTTCGACATCATGTGCTCCACCGCGTCCATCCTCAACCTGTGCATCATCAGCATGGACCGCTACTGGGCCATCTCCAGCCCCTTCAAATACGAGAGCAAAATGACGCGCAGGTTCGCCTTCCTGATGATCGGGGTCGCCTGGACTCTGTCCATCCTCATCTCCTTCATCCCCGTGCAGCTCAACTGGCATCGCGCGGACGCGGACAACTCCACGGCGGAAAACCCGGACGACTGCAACGCCAGCCTGAACCGGACTTACGCCATCTCCTCGTCCCTCATCAGCTTCTACATCCCCGTGGTGATCATGGTGGGGACGTACACGCGCATTTTCCGCATCGCGCAAACCCAAATCAGACGGATTTCGTCTTTGGAGAGGGCGGCAGGTCCCCGCGCGCAAAACCACCGCCACCGCGCGTCAACGCACGACGAGAGCTCCCTGAAAACGTCGTTTAAGAGAGAAACGAAGGTTTTAAAGACTCTGTCCATCATCATGGGAGTGTTTGTGTTCTGCTGGCTGCCGTTTTTCGTCCTGAACTGCGTGGTGCCTTTCTGCGGCCTGGACAAGCTCGGAGAGCCGCCGTGCGTCAGCGACACCACCTTCAGCATCTTCGTGTGGTTCGGCTGGGCGAACTCGTCTCTGAATCCGGTCATTTACGCCTTCAACGCGGACTTCAGGAAGGCCTTCTCCACCATCCTGGGCTGTAATAAATACTGCTCCACCTCCACGGTGGAGACGGTGGACTTCAGCAACGAGCTGGTGTCTTATCACCACGACACCACCATGCAGAAGGAGGCCTGCACCATGCCGGGTCCCGGGGCGCAGAGACTCGCAGCctgcctgcagcagcagccgccgCCGCACACCGGAGGAGATCTGGAGCAGAACTTTGACAAAGTTTCTATCATTTCAGATGATTCACGGAACCACAAGAACTTACTGCTTCCCGCCATCCTGCAGTATGAGTGCGAGGCGGAGATTTCTTTGGACATGATGCCCTTCAACTCGCCGGGACCCACAGACTGTTATGTTATTCCCGGTCAAATCCAGGACCTGTGA